A genomic stretch from Solanum stenotomum isolate F172 chromosome 8, ASM1918654v1, whole genome shotgun sequence includes:
- the LOC125875146 gene encoding LRR receptor-like serine/threonine-protein kinase SIK1, whose product MIPFFVFFFLLLQNSFAILDPIDFLALQAIRKGLDDLPGSNYFASWDFTSEPCNFAGVYCDGDKVIALNLGDPRAGSPGLTGNLDPSIGKLSALAEFTVVPGRITGALPESFSQLKNLRFLGVSRNFLSGDIPASLGLLRELQTLDLSFNQLTGSIPWAIGALPALSNIILCHNHLSGSIPPFVSQRLTRLDLKHNSLSGTLLPNSLPSSLQYLSLSWNQLTGPVDYQLSRLNQLNYLDLSLNRFTGCIPGILFTFPLTNLQLQRNLFSGPVLPISEVTIPTVDISFNRFFGEISPLLCNVENLYLNNNRFTGKVPAVLVDRLLSAGIQVLYLQHNFLTGIEINPRVEIPVSSSLCLQYNCMIPPVETACPLKAGKQKSRPTNQCVEWKGQKSEKTNNNNITTIMA is encoded by the coding sequence ATGATACCATTCTTtgtattcttttttcttcttctgcagAATAGTTTCGCCATTTTAGACCCAATTGATTTCTTAGCTTTACAAGCGATTCGAAAAGGCTTGGATGATTTGCCCGGTTCCAACTATTTTGCTTCCTGGGATTTCACTTCTGAGCCGTGTAACTTCGCCGGAGTTTACTGCGATGGAGATAAAGTGATCGCCTTGAATCTCGGTGATCCCAGAGCTGGATCACCGGGTTTGACCGGAAACTTGGATCCTTCTATTGGGAAACTCTCTGCTCTTGCTGAGTTCACGGTGGTTCCGGGTCGGATAACCGGTGCATTGCCGGAAAGTTTTTCTCAGTTGAAGAACCTGAGATTTCTAGGAGTTAGCCGGAACTTTCTCTCCGGTGATATTCCGGCGTCATTAGGCCTGCTCCGGGAGCTACAAACTCTTGATCTTAGTTTCAATCAGCTGACTGGGAGTATCCCTTGGGCAATTGGAGCTCTTCCGGCATTGTCCAACATTATACTCTGTCACAACCATTTGTCCGGTTCGATCCCACCATTCGTATCCCAAAGATTGACCCGTTTAGACCTTAAACACAACTCACTTTCAGGTACCCTTTTGCCTAATTCACTTCCTTCATCGCTTCAATACTTGTCATTGTCATGGAACCAGTTAACCGGTCCAGTAGATTATCAGTTGAGTCGGCTGAACCAGTTGAATTACCTCGATCTTAGCTTGAACCGGTTCACCGGCTGCATTCCGGGAATCTTATTTACTTTCCCACTCACAAATCTTCAGCTACAAAGGAATCTATTTTCGGGTCCGGTTTTACCCATTTCAGAGGTGACAATTCCGACGGTGGACATTAGCTTTAACAGGTTTTTCGGTGAGATATCTCCATTGTTGTGTAATGTGGAAAATTTGTATCTGAACAACAACCGGTTCACGGGTAAGGTGCCGGCGGTGTTGGTGGACCGATTATTATCTGCCGGAATACAAGTTTTATATTTACAGCATAATTTTCTGACGGGGATAGAGATAAATCCGAGGGTGGAAATTCCGGTGAGCAGTTCATTGTGTTTGCAGTATAATTGCATGATTCCGCCGGTTGAGACGGCTTGTCCGTTGAAAGCCGGGAAGCAGAAGAGTAGGCCTACAAATCAGTGTGTGGAGTGGAAGGGGCAAAAGAgtgaaaaaacaaacaataataatattactacTATTATGGCTTAA